The Halogranum gelatinilyticum genome includes a window with the following:
- a CDS encoding aryl-sulfate sulfotransferase, with protein sequence MVERERTGAALAGGGVALFVVMLLVSAALAPSLGTAVGDSGVKTLVGSQGGGAGLHEDGSVYLLNGTETVWKEGSAESYFDVTRLDNGSVMAGFMQSGYEQCGPYESPCVHTGYRIIEPEPEPRIVSEFSFPVRTRSNSEVHDVEKLPSGEFLMTDMDAERVFTVRNGEVTWQWNASSFYEAPPDPTRTDWLHINDVDRIGDGRYLVSVRNAHQLLVVERGEEKYDAEVVEVINKDPTPNEGPRRGDTDVLEKQHNPQWLGDGAVLVADSENDRVVELHRNDETDEWEIAWVLTEADDQGFAWPRDADRLENGNTLITDSLGKRVVEVNESGATIWRAQTPLVPYEAERLPEGETVGAQRYETGDVDVESAEVPVLSLLLRAAKSSYPLPVWLSEIHVLLTLVSFGLVLTGTGTVAGSRLSRRLR encoded by the coding sequence ATGGTCGAAAGAGAGAGAACCGGAGCGGCACTCGCCGGGGGCGGTGTCGCGCTCTTCGTCGTGATGTTACTGGTCAGTGCAGCGTTGGCACCGAGTCTCGGAACCGCCGTCGGCGACAGCGGGGTCAAGACGCTCGTCGGCTCGCAGGGTGGCGGTGCGGGACTCCACGAAGACGGCAGCGTCTACCTGCTCAACGGGACGGAGACGGTGTGGAAGGAGGGCAGCGCGGAGAGCTACTTCGACGTGACCCGACTCGACAACGGCAGCGTCATGGCCGGGTTCATGCAGAGCGGCTACGAGCAGTGTGGTCCATACGAGTCGCCGTGCGTCCACACCGGATACCGTATCATCGAACCCGAGCCCGAACCGCGCATCGTCAGCGAGTTTAGCTTCCCGGTGCGCACGCGGTCGAACAGCGAGGTCCACGACGTCGAGAAACTGCCGTCCGGCGAGTTTCTCATGACGGATATGGACGCCGAGCGTGTCTTCACGGTCCGGAACGGCGAGGTGACCTGGCAGTGGAACGCCAGCAGCTTCTACGAGGCACCGCCGGATCCGACGCGGACCGACTGGCTCCACATCAACGACGTCGACCGCATCGGCGACGGCCGGTATCTCGTCTCCGTCCGTAACGCCCACCAGCTCCTCGTCGTCGAGCGCGGCGAGGAGAAGTACGACGCCGAGGTCGTCGAGGTCATCAACAAGGATCCGACGCCGAACGAGGGTCCGCGTCGCGGCGACACCGACGTCCTCGAGAAGCAGCACAACCCGCAGTGGCTCGGTGACGGCGCGGTCCTCGTCGCCGACAGCGAGAACGACCGCGTCGTCGAACTCCACCGGAACGACGAGACCGACGAGTGGGAGATCGCGTGGGTGCTCACCGAGGCCGACGACCAGGGCTTCGCGTGGCCGCGCGACGCCGACCGGCTGGAAAACGGCAACACGCTCATCACCGACTCGCTGGGGAAGCGCGTCGTCGAGGTCAACGAGTCCGGCGCGACGATCTGGCGCGCCCAGACACCGCTCGTCCCCTACGAGGCCGAACGGCTCCCCGAGGGTGAGACGGTCGGGGCCCAGCGGTACGAGACTGGAGACGTCGACGTCGAGTCGGCGGAGGTTCCCGTGCTCTCGCTGCTGCTCCGGGCGGCAAAGAGCAGCTATCCGCTTCCGGTGTGGCTCTCGGAGATTCACGTCCTCCTGACGCTCGTCTCGTTCGGGCTGGTCCTGACCGGAACCGGCACCGTCGCCGGCAGCCGGCTCAGCCGTCGGCTGCGGTAA
- a CDS encoding UbiA family prenyltransferase, with amino-acid sequence MRIARHDAGLAGSLRALASQVHPVFMLPPLAASGFGAALAGLDAPGLALLHVATAFTALYTAHVKDGYVDFYHRGEDDDHPLTAAGCRLALAASTLLFAVGTVAIGLLVGPVAALLTLPGWLVGYLHAPHLDTNPVTTTLGYPTGIGFALVGGYYVQAGSLSTTAVGFAAVFVTVLAGIKIIDDAKDYDYDRSIDKRTVAVALGHSRARTVAFGVMTLGLLAVVGLAAVGTFPPSTVAAPAVFGLVAAVSFRADDELATMLLVRGSYLFLATLVVAVWFRPLS; translated from the coding sequence ATGAGGATCGCACGACACGACGCCGGGCTCGCTGGCTCGCTTCGGGCACTGGCCTCGCAGGTCCATCCGGTGTTCATGCTGCCGCCGCTGGCCGCCTCGGGCTTCGGCGCGGCACTCGCGGGACTCGACGCGCCGGGGCTGGCACTGCTCCACGTCGCGACGGCGTTCACCGCGCTCTACACGGCCCACGTCAAGGACGGCTACGTCGACTTCTACCACCGCGGCGAGGACGACGACCATCCGTTGACGGCGGCGGGCTGTCGGCTCGCGCTCGCGGCGTCGACGCTGCTGTTCGCCGTCGGCACGGTCGCCATCGGTCTCCTCGTCGGTCCCGTCGCCGCGCTCCTCACGCTTCCCGGCTGGCTCGTCGGCTATCTCCACGCGCCACATCTCGACACCAACCCCGTGACGACGACGCTCGGCTACCCGACCGGCATCGGCTTCGCGCTCGTCGGCGGCTACTACGTCCAGGCGGGGTCGCTTTCGACGACCGCCGTCGGCTTCGCCGCCGTCTTCGTCACGGTGCTTGCGGGCATCAAGATCATCGACGACGCCAAGGACTACGACTACGACCGCTCTATCGACAAACGGACCGTCGCCGTCGCCCTCGGCCACAGCCGTGCGCGGACGGTCGCCTTCGGGGTGATGACGCTCGGCCTGCTCGCCGTCGTCGGTCTCGCAGCCGTCGGAACGTTCCCGCCGAGTACGGTCGCCGCACCCGCCGTCTTCGGTCTCGTCGCCGCCGTCTCTTTCCGCGCCGACGACGAACTGGCGACGATGCTGCTCGTCCGCGGCTCGTATCTCTTCCTCGCGACGCTCGTCGTCGCGGTGTGGTTCCGGCCGCTATCGTGA
- a CDS encoding lycopene cyclase domain-containing protein codes for MLPDIGVFGPYTYLVTELLWGTVALALLAYADAFRTAARTTLVLYPFAYVWDWYTLEVGVFAIPLRTGVDLLGIPIEEHIFMLVVPAMVVGTHETLRTLDDRDD; via the coding sequence ATGCTCCCCGACATCGGCGTCTTCGGGCCGTACACCTACCTCGTGACCGAACTGCTCTGGGGGACCGTCGCGCTCGCCCTCTTGGCCTACGCCGACGCCTTCCGGACGGCCGCCCGGACAACCCTGGTGCTCTACCCCTTCGCCTACGTCTGGGACTGGTATACCCTCGAAGTCGGCGTCTTCGCCATCCCGCTGCGGACCGGCGTCGACCTGCTCGGTATCCCCATCGAGGAGCACATCTTCATGCTCGTCGTCCCCGCGATGGTCGTCGGGACCCACGAGACGCTCCGGACGCTCGACGACCGGGACGATTGA
- a CDS encoding GH32 C-terminal domain-containing protein, which yields MIDSSVRIGCLSLGALSPEQRAAYDWCDGSEAEVDRLEITNVVRGEVDLAGYDVLWWHSDAQVADEDVSGLEGPLTAYLRDGGSLLLGLRALSSVAALGIDSVTPDATGVEHVHESTGLLVKSLHRDHPAFDGFDGLRIPTRGPGDSQAFARYEQRLPATGDVLASSIWGDLDHPRQVSTVAWDVGAGTVVGVGAGITFDAPPEEEHAGRRARFVENLLTFLSGDGQPTPTTRPETAEGFARLRESLAGDHNRPRYHLSPPANWLNDPNGLIQWQGRYHVFYQYNPGGPYHGCIHWGHAVSDDLLHWEDEPVALAPSPDGPDADGCWSGCAVDDDGTPTLVYTGGRDRKQLPCLATTDDPDLRTWSKNPDNPVIVEAPRELRILGSEHWEAEFRDHCVWHSDGYWYQLIGSGIEDVGGTAILYRSPDLTEWTYLGPILTGEWDEAGYMWECPELLDLGEKQLLHVSNYETVPYYLGEFRDGRLSREESGVLDDGDFYAPQSMQTDDGRHLMWGWVREARSESAQWDAGWAGLLSVPRQLDLADDGTLRQRPARELKQLRGDHVGYEDLTLSPTDTNALDVRGLALEVDLEVSLDGADEFCLVLRESPDGVERTPIRYTGDEVVVDRAHASRSTDVATDDQRVPVDGDSLRLQVFLDGSTIELFVNQHRCLTSRVYPTRDDSDGVSLCVKGGSVTVDHLDIWELDATWPEFA from the coding sequence ATGATTGATTCGTCGGTGCGCATCGGCTGTCTCTCGCTGGGCGCGCTGTCCCCGGAGCAACGCGCAGCGTACGACTGGTGTGACGGCTCCGAGGCCGAGGTCGACAGACTCGAAATCACCAACGTCGTCCGCGGCGAGGTCGACCTCGCGGGCTACGACGTGCTCTGGTGGCACTCAGACGCACAGGTCGCCGACGAGGACGTGTCCGGACTCGAAGGGCCGCTGACCGCCTATCTCCGCGACGGCGGCAGTCTCCTGCTCGGGCTGCGCGCGCTCTCCTCCGTCGCCGCGCTCGGTATCGACTCCGTGACGCCCGACGCCACCGGTGTCGAACACGTCCACGAGTCGACCGGCCTACTCGTCAAGTCGCTCCACCGCGACCATCCGGCCTTCGACGGCTTCGACGGGCTGCGAATTCCGACCCGCGGTCCCGGCGACTCCCAAGCCTTCGCACGGTACGAGCAGCGGCTGCCCGCGACGGGCGACGTACTCGCCAGCAGCATCTGGGGCGACCTCGACCATCCGCGACAGGTCTCGACGGTCGCCTGGGACGTCGGTGCCGGTACCGTCGTCGGCGTCGGCGCGGGCATCACCTTCGACGCACCGCCCGAGGAGGAACACGCCGGGCGTCGCGCCCGGTTCGTCGAAAACCTACTCACCTTCCTGAGCGGCGACGGGCAGCCGACGCCGACGACGCGGCCGGAGACGGCCGAAGGCTTCGCACGGCTCCGCGAGTCGCTCGCGGGCGACCACAACCGGCCGCGCTACCATCTGTCGCCGCCCGCCAACTGGCTCAACGACCCCAACGGGCTCATCCAGTGGCAAGGGAGATACCACGTCTTCTACCAGTACAACCCCGGCGGCCCGTACCACGGCTGTATCCACTGGGGCCACGCCGTCAGCGACGACCTCCTGCACTGGGAGGACGAACCCGTCGCGCTCGCACCCTCGCCGGACGGTCCCGACGCCGACGGCTGTTGGTCCGGCTGCGCCGTCGACGACGACGGGACGCCGACGCTCGTCTACACCGGCGGCCGCGACCGAAAGCAACTGCCCTGTCTCGCCACGACGGACGACCCCGACCTGCGGACGTGGAGCAAGAACCCCGACAACCCCGTCATCGTGGAGGCTCCCCGAGAGCTGCGCATCCTCGGCAGCGAGCACTGGGAGGCGGAGTTCCGCGACCACTGCGTCTGGCACTCTGACGGCTACTGGTACCAGCTCATCGGCTCGGGTATCGAGGACGTCGGCGGGACGGCCATCCTCTACCGCTCGCCCGACCTCACGGAGTGGACCTATCTCGGTCCGATCCTCACCGGCGAGTGGGACGAGGCGGGCTACATGTGGGAGTGCCCGGAACTGCTCGACCTCGGCGAGAAACAGCTCCTGCACGTCTCGAACTACGAGACCGTCCCGTACTATCTCGGCGAGTTCCGCGATGGGCGGCTCAGCCGCGAGGAGTCGGGCGTCCTCGACGACGGCGACTTCTACGCCCCCCAGTCGATGCAGACCGACGATGGCCGACATCTGATGTGGGGCTGGGTGCGCGAGGCGCGAAGCGAGTCCGCCCAGTGGGACGCAGGCTGGGCCGGCCTGCTCTCCGTCCCGCGACAGCTCGACCTCGCCGACGACGGCACCCTGCGGCAGCGACCCGCCAGAGAGCTGAAACAGCTCCGCGGCGACCACGTCGGCTACGAGGACTTGACGCTGTCACCGACGGACACGAACGCCCTCGACGTGCGGGGGCTCGCGCTCGAAGTCGACCTCGAAGTCAGCCTCGACGGGGCCGACGAGTTCTGTCTCGTCCTCCGCGAATCGCCCGATGGCGTCGAGCGCACACCGATTCGGTACACGGGCGACGAGGTCGTCGTCGACCGCGCCCACGCCAGCCGGAGCACCGACGTCGCCACCGACGACCAGCGCGTCCCCGTCGACGGCGACTCGCTGCGCTTGCAGGTCTTCCTCGACGGCTCGACGATTGAACTGTTTGTGAACCAACACCGCTGTCTGACGAGTCGCGTCTATCCGACCCGCGACGACAGCGACGGGGTGTCGCTCTGCGTGAAGGGTGGGAGCGTCACGGTCGACCATCTCGACATCTGGGAACTCGACGCGACGTGGCCGGAGTTCGCCTAA
- a CDS encoding glycoside hydrolase family 68 protein has protein sequence MNPTRTPVADGGQRGTSSWTREQAERIERRGDNVAPIIYPPENDPFPELHIWDTWFLRTRDGSLADLNGWRVAVSLTAPAELLPGKRHDVATLRYFYSADGKEWHRGGRVFEESEAFGSRQWAGSALYDDGDLYFYYTASGQKGEEELTYQQRLAVGHGGSVVADDEGVEFSGPFEHEILLTPDGDYYETEDQSRGMIYTFRDPWFFEDPETGKTHLLFEGNTPVPEGSDACGGDAAQQEFNGCIGLATSESGDPTDWEMQPPLVEGVCVNQELERPHVVVRDGQYYLFTPSHEHTFAPGLHGFDALYGFVADELEGEYRPLNDSGLVLANPANAPFQAYSWLAFRHREEILVHSFFNYYDLRGRSLDDVADLPESEQQRRFGGNFAPTVRLGVDGDETWVRGVLDYGHIPTEDEELEDPFEPERERPTGGY, from the coding sequence ATGAATCCGACACGCACGCCCGTCGCCGACGGGGGCCAGCGCGGCACCTCGTCGTGGACGCGCGAGCAGGCCGAGCGAATCGAGCGTCGCGGAGACAACGTCGCACCGATCATCTATCCGCCGGAGAACGACCCCTTCCCCGAACTCCACATCTGGGACACGTGGTTCCTCCGCACCCGCGACGGCTCGCTCGCGGACCTGAACGGCTGGCGCGTCGCCGTCTCGCTGACCGCGCCCGCGGAACTCCTGCCGGGCAAGCGCCACGACGTCGCCACGCTGCGGTATTTCTACTCCGCGGATGGGAAGGAGTGGCACCGCGGCGGCCGCGTCTTCGAGGAGAGCGAGGCCTTCGGCTCGCGGCAGTGGGCCGGGTCGGCACTCTACGATGACGGTGACCTCTACTTCTACTACACGGCCTCCGGCCAGAAGGGTGAGGAGGAACTCACCTACCAGCAGCGGCTCGCCGTCGGCCACGGCGGGAGCGTCGTCGCCGACGACGAGGGCGTCGAGTTCTCGGGACCGTTCGAGCACGAGATTCTGCTCACTCCCGACGGCGACTACTACGAGACCGAAGACCAGTCCCGCGGGATGATCTACACCTTCCGCGACCCGTGGTTCTTCGAGGACCCCGAGACCGGGAAGACCCATCTGCTGTTCGAGGGCAACACGCCCGTCCCCGAAGGTTCGGACGCCTGTGGCGGCGACGCGGCCCAACAGGAGTTCAACGGCTGCATCGGGCTCGCGACCTCCGAGAGTGGCGACCCGACCGACTGGGAGATGCAGCCGCCGCTCGTCGAAGGCGTCTGCGTCAATCAGGAACTCGAACGGCCCCACGTCGTCGTCCGCGACGGCCAGTACTACCTCTTCACGCCGAGTCACGAGCACACGTTCGCGCCCGGTCTGCACGGCTTCGACGCGCTCTACGGTTTCGTCGCCGACGAACTGGAGGGCGAGTACCGCCCGCTCAACGACTCGGGACTCGTCCTCGCCAACCCAGCGAACGCGCCCTTCCAGGCGTACTCGTGGCTGGCCTTCCGCCACCGCGAGGAGATACTGGTTCACAGCTTCTTCAACTACTACGACCTCCGCGGCCGCTCGCTCGACGACGTGGCCGACCTCCCGGAGTCCGAGCAGCAGCGTCGCTTCGGCGGTAACTTCGCGCCGACCGTGAGGCTGGGCGTCGACGGCGACGAGACGTGGGTCCGCGGCGTGCTGGACTACGGCCACATCCCGACCGAGGACGAAGAGCTTGAGGACCCGTTCGAACCCGAGCGCGAGCGGCCGACGGGCGGCTACTGA
- a CDS encoding alpha/beta fold hydrolase — MADYTRMVHRQTVVNDVRLHYVEAGEEHDETVVLLHGFPEFWYSWHEQIPALADEYHVVVPDLRGYNRSEKPIGVDAYRMSELTADVVELIQEFGDDAHLVGHDWGGGIAWNVAARHADVVKTLSVLNAPHPEAFREEIRRNPEQRRKSWYMAFFQLPKLPEWGLTRRNCAALDEVFETSTDALSDADLDRYKEAFATPGAATAAVNYYRSILREEVKARIPFVSGDVASGEVDVPTLLLWGEDDLALVPELTAVDEWVPDLTVRRIPDASHWVQLDAADRVSEELLAHVGANR; from the coding sequence ATGGCAGACTACACGCGGATGGTCCACCGTCAGACTGTCGTCAACGACGTGCGCCTCCACTACGTCGAAGCCGGCGAGGAGCACGACGAGACGGTCGTGCTGCTGCACGGCTTCCCCGAGTTCTGGTACTCGTGGCACGAACAGATTCCCGCGCTCGCCGACGAGTATCACGTGGTCGTGCCCGACCTCCGGGGCTACAACCGCTCGGAGAAACCCATCGGCGTCGACGCCTACCGGATGTCGGAACTCACCGCCGACGTCGTCGAACTGATTCAGGAGTTCGGCGACGACGCCCATCTCGTCGGCCACGACTGGGGCGGCGGCATCGCGTGGAACGTCGCCGCCCGCCACGCTGACGTCGTGAAGACGCTCTCCGTGCTCAACGCGCCGCATCCGGAGGCCTTCCGCGAGGAGATCCGGCGCAACCCCGAACAGCGCCGCAAGTCGTGGTATATGGCCTTCTTCCAGCTACCGAAGCTGCCGGAGTGGGGGCTGACCCGCCGGAACTGCGCCGCCCTCGACGAGGTCTTCGAGACCTCGACCGACGCGCTCAGCGACGCCGACCTCGACCGGTACAAGGAGGCCTTTGCGACGCCCGGTGCTGCGACGGCCGCGGTCAACTACTACCGCTCGATCCTGCGCGAGGAAGTCAAAGCGCGCATCCCCTTCGTCTCCGGCGACGTCGCCAGCGGCGAGGTCGACGTGCCGACGCTGCTCTTGTGGGGTGAGGACGACCTCGCGCTCGTCCCCGAGTTGACCGCGGTGGACGAGTGGGTACCGGACCTCACCGTCCGGCGGATCCCCGACGCGAGCCACTGGGTCCAACTCGATGCAGCCGACCGAGTGAGCGAGGAACTGCTCGCGCACGTCGGCGCGAACCGCTGA
- the trmY gene encoding tRNA (pseudouridine(54)-N(1))-methyltransferase TrmY, protein MRQFIVLGHDVPTEPDFSLDDIAGGAGRLDVLCRCVNSAFFLSHAIREDVRVHLVLGDELTVRFEGSDLRRLNPDERSTSALIRKALEKKDEAIGHMPAESSPGVSVYRMDFEATLEHASRDATVVELHEEGDPVVDVDPPENPLFVLSDHNDFTDEEAELLAEAADERVRLGPEILHADHSITVAHNYLDTEGYSRY, encoded by the coding sequence ATGCGTCAGTTCATCGTGCTCGGCCACGACGTGCCTACGGAGCCGGATTTCTCGCTCGACGACATCGCGGGCGGCGCGGGTCGCCTCGACGTCCTCTGTCGGTGTGTCAACTCCGCGTTCTTCCTCTCACACGCCATCCGCGAGGACGTCCGCGTCCATCTCGTCCTCGGCGACGAACTCACCGTCCGCTTCGAAGGGAGCGACCTTCGAAGACTGAACCCCGACGAACGCAGCACGTCGGCCCTGATTCGGAAGGCACTGGAGAAGAAAGACGAGGCCATCGGCCACATGCCCGCCGAATCCTCGCCCGGCGTCTCGGTCTACCGGATGGACTTCGAGGCGACGCTGGAGCACGCATCGCGCGACGCGACGGTCGTCGAACTCCACGAGGAGGGTGACCCCGTCGTTGACGTCGACCCGCCGGAGAATCCGCTGTTCGTCCTCTCGGACCACAACGACTTCACCGACGAGGAGGCCGAACTGCTCGCCGAGGCGGCCGACGAGCGCGTCCGGCTCGGCCCGGAGATTCTCCACGCAGACCACTCGATTACAGTGGCCCACAACTACCTCGATACCGAGGGCTACAGCCGCTACTGA
- a CDS encoding COG1361 family protein produces the protein MKRVFVALLVLLSVTTVAGAVPDARLTVSDVTVAPEAPLVDERFTVTATVQNSAGSASAVDVDRVVLRGPDGQLDTAENVGALSAGDSVTVPLTARFDTPGVRTLELLVVGSDENNNDVRITRPVPVAVERAAPQIELDVADPAVDAETQVQLTVSNPAKTPVRNLVATFTDEGSLGEPVVGRATVPLLDAGETTTLNLTTVPTAAGLREVGVSLDYTTDAGTENTTTFARSVRVDRYVADAGIEIRPYVPETDSGEANVGDLQGLLTGGGGIGGGVGGGVTEGSQDGQSGQADPSRIEVVVTNFGSVPLDDVVVAPSAGNTSLPRQSISGPILPGEEATAVVDLRDIRTTEQVTVGVSYTAGVRTERSETTYTYRPEVGDIRITDVDLVRDDDGVVTVSANAVNVGRAEVTGLVVEVVDTDGVEPRYPQRDYFVGTVGGSDFAPFDLTATVNSTAETVPVRVTYQVDGVPYDRVYDLPYEGGSQNRSRLGLPGSTTLGAGVALLVAIPALVVLAARSGRFGR, from the coding sequence ATGAAACGGGTCTTCGTGGCACTCCTGGTTCTCCTCTCCGTGACGACCGTCGCCGGTGCGGTCCCCGACGCTCGCCTGACGGTCTCAGACGTCACCGTCGCACCCGAGGCCCCGCTCGTCGACGAGCGGTTCACCGTCACCGCGACCGTCCAGAACTCCGCGGGCAGTGCCTCCGCCGTCGACGTCGACCGCGTGGTCCTCCGCGGTCCGGACGGCCAACTCGACACGGCCGAGAACGTCGGCGCGCTCTCTGCGGGCGACTCGGTCACGGTCCCGCTGACGGCTCGGTTCGACACTCCCGGCGTCAGAACGCTCGAACTGCTCGTCGTCGGCAGCGACGAGAACAACAACGACGTGCGTATCACCCGGCCCGTCCCCGTCGCCGTCGAGCGCGCGGCCCCGCAGATCGAACTCGACGTAGCCGACCCCGCCGTCGACGCGGAGACACAGGTGCAGCTCACCGTCTCGAACCCCGCGAAGACGCCCGTCAGGAACCTCGTGGCGACGTTCACCGACGAGGGGAGCCTCGGCGAGCCGGTCGTCGGCCGCGCGACGGTCCCGCTGCTCGATGCGGGCGAGACGACGACGCTCAACCTCACGACCGTCCCCACCGCCGCCGGGCTTCGCGAAGTCGGCGTCAGCCTCGACTACACCACCGACGCCGGGACGGAGAACACGACTACCTTCGCGCGGAGCGTCCGGGTCGACCGCTACGTCGCCGACGCTGGCATCGAAATCCGGCCGTACGTCCCCGAGACCGACAGCGGGGAGGCGAACGTCGGCGACCTCCAGGGACTCTTGACCGGCGGTGGCGGCATCGGCGGCGGCGTCGGTGGCGGCGTCACCGAAGGCAGCCAAGACGGCCAGAGCGGCCAGGCCGACCCGAGCCGTATCGAAGTGGTCGTGACCAACTTCGGAAGCGTCCCGCTCGACGACGTCGTCGTCGCCCCGTCGGCGGGCAACACGAGCCTCCCCCGGCAGTCGATTTCGGGTCCGATCCTCCCCGGTGAGGAGGCGACGGCCGTCGTCGACCTCCGGGATATCCGTACGACCGAACAGGTGACCGTCGGCGTCAGCTACACGGCCGGCGTCCGCACCGAGCGGTCGGAGACAACCTACACCTACCGCCCCGAGGTCGGCGACATCCGCATCACCGACGTCGATCTCGTGCGCGACGACGACGGCGTCGTCACGGTCTCGGCCAACGCGGTCAACGTCGGCCGCGCGGAAGTGACGGGTCTCGTCGTCGAGGTCGTCGACACCGACGGCGTCGAGCCGAGATATCCACAGCGTGACTACTTCGTCGGCACTGTCGGCGGCAGCGACTTCGCCCCCTTCGACCTCACTGCCACGGTCAATTCGACCGCCGAGACCGTCCCGGTCCGCGTGACGTACCAGGTCGACGGCGTGCCGTACGACCGCGTCTACGACCTGCCGTACGAGGGAGGGAGCCAGAACCGCTCTCGCCTCGGTCTGCCCGGCTCCACCACGCTCGGTGCGGGCGTCGCGCTCCTCGTCGCGATTCCGGCACTCGTCGTCCTCGCGGCTCGCTCGGGACGGTTCGGTCGATGA
- a CDS encoding ABC transporter permease: MSRLDRLGRLSRPGSLNDIEAVEALDDRYPSVLLARRNLTRNRLRSGLAVLGIVIGVFAIAALGILGTVLELTASDSLGGLGNQVIVTPNAETGSQTIDPRDVQAIRRVAEGAEVVPLVSGGAVAERGESRSFVTLYGTEDPSALFTAADGDLPERHARGAIVGSGVAADLGVDVGRTLTIEGREYRIVAVLAPSEGISPVSPDGAVILPPAAFVEDEYTQVIIQADSGTQAGRIADGIREQLNAREDRVDIFELSSIVDQIGDFFDLLSAFLLAIGSISLFVAGVSILNVMLMSTNERREEIGVFRAVGVQKRDVIRMILVEAAMLGLVGGVLGVLLAVVGTAGLYVFVAEVTLSAVLAVQNGLYLLGAFAFGVVVSLLSGAYPAWKAANERPVDAIRG, from the coding sequence ATGAGTCGGCTCGACCGCCTCGGCCGCCTCAGCCGTCCCGGCAGCCTCAACGACATCGAAGCCGTCGAGGCACTCGACGACCGGTATCCCTCCGTCCTCTTGGCCCGGCGAAACCTCACGCGTAACCGACTCCGGTCGGGACTCGCCGTCCTCGGCATCGTCATCGGCGTCTTCGCCATCGCCGCGCTCGGCATCCTCGGGACCGTCTTGGAACTCACCGCGTCGGACTCGCTGGGCGGCCTCGGCAACCAAGTCATCGTGACGCCGAACGCCGAGACGGGCAGTCAGACCATCGACCCGCGTGACGTGCAGGCGATCCGTCGGGTCGCGGAGGGCGCGGAGGTGGTGCCGCTCGTCAGCGGCGGTGCCGTCGCCGAACGCGGCGAAAGCCGGTCGTTCGTCACGCTCTACGGGACGGAGGACCCGAGCGCGCTGTTCACCGCCGCCGACGGCGACCTCCCCGAGCGACACGCTCGCGGGGCTATCGTCGGTTCGGGCGTCGCCGCGGACCTCGGCGTCGACGTCGGCCGCACGCTCACCATCGAGGGCCGCGAGTACCGCATCGTCGCCGTCCTCGCGCCCTCGGAGGGCATCTCGCCCGTCTCGCCCGACGGCGCGGTCATCCTCCCGCCGGCCGCGTTCGTCGAAGACGAGTACACCCAGGTCATCATCCAGGCAGACTCGGGGACGCAGGCGGGCCGCATCGCCGACGGCATCCGAGAACAGCTGAACGCCCGCGAGGACCGCGTCGACATCTTCGAACTCTCCTCTATCGTCGACCAGATCGGCGACTTCTTCGACCTCCTCTCGGCCTTCTTGCTCGCCATCGGCTCTATCTCCCTCTTCGTCGCGGGCGTCAGCATCCTGAACGTGATGCTGATGAGCACGAACGAACGGCGAGAAGAGATCGGCGTCTTCCGCGCCGTCGGCGTCCAGAAACGCGACGTGATTCGGATGATTCTCGTCGAGGCGGCCATGCTGGGTCTCGTCGGCGGCGTCCTCGGGGTCCTCCTCGCGGTCGTCGGCACCGCGGGTCTCTACGTCTTCGTCGCCGAAGTGACGCTCTCGGCGGTGCTCGCCGTGCAGAACGGTCTCTACCTGCTCGGCGCGTTCGCCTTCGGCGTCGTCGTCAGCCTCCTCTCGGGAGCCTATCCGGCGTGGAAGGCGGCGAACGAGCGGCCCGTCGACGCGATTCGGGGGTAA